The DNA window GGGGATCGTCTGGTGTGACTCGTCGATCACGGTGAGGAAGTCGTCGGGGAAGTAATCGAGCAGGGTGTAGGGGGCGTCGCCGGGGTCGCGGTCGTCCATGTGGACGGAGTAGTTCTCGATTCCCGAGCAGTAGCCCGCCTCCCGGAGCATCTCGACGTCGAAGGTGGTGCGCTCCTCGATGCGCTGGGCCGCGACGAGGTCGCCCTCCCGCTCGAAGTGGGCCACGCGCTTCTCCATCAACTCCTCGATCTCGGCGATCGCCTGCTCCAGCTTGTCGTCGGGGATCGAGTAGTGCTCGGCGGGATGGAGCATGACCGCGGGCTCCTCGCTCACGACCTCGCCTTTCATCGGGTCGACTTTCACCATCCGGTCTATCTCCTCGCCCCACAGCTCGACCCGGACCGCGTACCGGCCGTACATCGGGTAGATCTCGACGGTGTCGCCGCGCACCCGGAAGGTGCCCTGCGTGAAGTCCACGTCGTTGCGCTCGTAGTTCAAATCGACCAGATCCGCGAGCAGCCCCTCGCGACCCACCTCCTCGCCGACCTCCAGCCGGAGGGCCATCTCGCGGTAGTTCTCGGGGTCGCCGAGCCCGTAGATCGCGGAGACCGAGGCGACGACGATGACGTCGTCGCGGGTGAGAAGCGAGCGCGTCGCGGAGTGGCGCAGCCGGTCGATCTCCTCGTTTATCGACATCTCCTTGTCGATGAACGTGTCCGTCTGCTCGACGTACGCCTCCGGCTGGTAGTAGTCGTAGTAGGAGACGAAGTACTCGACGGCGTTGTCGGGAAACAGCTCGCGGAACTCCTCGTACAGCTGGGCCGCGAGCGTCTTGTTGTGGGCGAGAACGAGGGTGGGCTGATCGAGTTCCTCGGCGACCCACGAGACCGTGTTGGTCTTGCCGGAGCCAGTCACGCCGAGCAGCGTCTGTTTCTCCGCGCCCGCCTCGAACCCCTCGACGAGCTTCTCGATCGCCTCGGGCTGGTCGCCCGCGGGCTCGAACGGGGCGTCCACCCGGAGCGGTCTGTCGGCGGTCGGGCGGTCCTCGGAGAGGGGGGAGTCGGCGTCGCTCACGATACGCGTCGTTGGCGGCGGAACCACTTGAGCGGCGCGGCCAGACGGTCGACGACGAGGTTCCCAGACAGAGAGGTCCATCGGGGGAAGACCGATTATCGGCCGGAGCGAACACCGACCAGTGTCCCTCCAACTCACGCCCGTCGCCGCGGTCGGCGCCGCCCTCGTCCTGTTCGTCTGGGCCGCGTCCGGCGTCTGGGTCAACTTCGACGCGCACGCCCGGGGAAGCGACTATCCGGCCGTCTGGGGGATCTTCGCACCGCTTTCAGGTGTTGTGCTGTTCTATTACCTGCTGTGGTGGCGGCGCGGCCGCCCCCGCCAGTGGCCGCCGTCCCGGTCGGAGCGAGCGGCCGCCACCGTCGTCGTCGCCGGGATCGGCGGCCTGATCGCCGGGAGCCTCGTGTCGCCGCCCGATCCCGCCTCGCAGTTGACCGTCTGGCCGGTCACGTTCGCCTGCTGTCTCCCCGTCGCGTACTGGCTGGTGAGGAGGCGGCTCGACGCGGCCTGAGACGGATCTCCCGGTCGGTGGAGAAGATCGAGGTCTCCAAATCCCCAGCCGCTCAGTTATAAGACGTTGACTGCCGATCGACGGTGAACACCGCCAAAGCCCCGGCCGCGAGGACTCGCGCGCTTTGCTGCGCTCCTCGTCACTCGCTTCGCTCGTTCCTGCGGTGCTTGCTGCAGCGTGCTTCGTCCTCGCGGCCGCCCCTTTGAGTCCCACCCCGCACCGCTCCGCACAGCAGCCTCACGCCTCCCCAGCCTCGTCGCTCACTTCGGGGCTCCCCGCTGGTCGCCCACTCCCTCGCGACTCCCTCGCGGGCTGGCTCGCGGCCGCCGGTGGCGGCCGCTCGCAGGCGCGCCACCGCGACGGGTCTCTCGTTCCGTCGCTCCCCGGACGAAAACGTTTCCCGCACGCCCCGCGACCCTCCCGTATGCGCATCGCCGTCCCCAACAAGGGCCGCCTGCACGAGCCGACGCTCTCGCTGTTGGAGCGCGCCGGGCTCCACGTCGAGGAGACCGCGGACCGACAGCTGTACGCCGAGACGGTCGATCCCGACGTGACCGTCCTCTACGTCCGCGCGGCCGACATCCCCGAGTACGTGCGCGACGGCGCGGCCGACCTCGGCGTCACGGGGTTGGACCAGGCCGCCGAGTCCGGCGGCGTCGTCTCGGATCCCGCGGACGCGT is part of the Halorubrum aethiopicum genome and encodes:
- the uvrB gene encoding excinuclease ABC subunit UvrB, translated to MSDADSPLSEDRPTADRPLRVDAPFEPAGDQPEAIEKLVEGFEAGAEKQTLLGVTGSGKTNTVSWVAEELDQPTLVLAHNKTLAAQLYEEFRELFPDNAVEYFVSYYDYYQPEAYVEQTDTFIDKEMSINEEIDRLRHSATRSLLTRDDVIVVASVSAIYGLGDPENYREMALRLEVGEEVGREGLLADLVDLNYERNDVDFTQGTFRVRGDTVEIYPMYGRYAVRVELWGEEIDRMVKVDPMKGEVVSEEPAVMLHPAEHYSIPDDKLEQAIAEIEELMEKRVAHFEREGDLVAAQRIEERTTFDVEMLREAGYCSGIENYSVHMDDRDPGDAPYTLLDYFPDDFLTVIDESHQTIPQIKGQYEGDKSRKDSLVENGFRLPTAYDNRPLTFEEFEEKADRTLYVSATPGEYEREESANVVEQIVRPTHLVDPKVEVADATGQVEDLLDRVGERIERDERVLVTTLTKRMAEDLTEYFEEAGIDVAYMHDETDTLERHEIIRDLRLGNIDVLVGINLLREGLDIPEVSLVAILDADQEGFLRSTTTLVQTMGRAARNVNGEVVLYADRVTDSMEAAIEETQRRREIQLEYNAEHGYEATTIDKPVGETNLPGSRTDTSSVSVGDVESEEEAEARIEALEERMNEAASNLEFELAADIRDRIAELRRAFELDGDEEGVPAPMLEE